One Corynebacterium aurimucosum genomic window, GGCCCGAAGTAGTGGTGCTACCAGTGGCGGAGGTTCCAGATGATGCGCTAGCCGACGCTCCGGAAGCCGCCGAGTTGGTGTCGCCCCGCTTCTTGAATGAGTCCAACTCATCCAAGAAAGCCTGAGTATTGCCCATAAACGTGGTGATACCGTTCATGGTGTCATTGGTTTCGGACAAAATAGCCATGGCTTCCTTGTTGAAGCCCGTAAAGGTGCCGGTAATAGAGTTCAGCTTCCGTTTCGAGCCAGATCCATTGCCGCCTGAGCCGCCAGAACCAGAGCAGGATCCATCCAACGCAATGGTGCCTGAGGAAGGATCGAGTTTTTCACCCTGCTCATAGAAGCCCGTGAAAAGCTTGACTCCCCCGGCACTAAGGGACGTGGTTCCTGCCAGGTTCACTGCCGAGCCGTTGTCTTTGACAGGCTCCTGCAGATTAATGGTGGCGATGACCTCATCGTCGCCTTGAATCTGGGCCCCGCGGGTGTAGTTGCTTCGGTTCAGTTCATAAGAAACGTAATCAACCGTCACTTTTGCTTGGTCACCGGAAGCAATGACCTTGAAGTCCGACATTGTCATGTCGAGAACCCCGTCATGTCCTGTGAAGTTCAGCGTGCCTTGGAACGGGATGGTGACTGTACCGCCAGAGGACGTGGGCGCGCTTGCTTGGAACACAAAAGCACCGTTGCCTTTTTCATCACCGCTAAAGCCGATACCGCTGGCTCCCCAGCCGCCGCGGGCGATATTGCCTTTGATGTAGCTTCGGAAGGATTGCTTGATCCCCCAGTTCCACGTACAGGAAGTCTCTGCGTGAGCTACCGGGGCGCTGTTCAAAAATGGAACGGCACCGAGAGCAAGGGGAGCTGCGAGCACCACACCGCATGCTGAGCGCCAGAGATTGCGAATCATGTTGAGAACCTTGTTTCATCCAATACTAATTATCGGCTAGGCTTGCCTTACTTAGGTAATCCTGCCCTAAATTGACAGGCCTGTCAACATATCACTAGACCGGAGGAAACAGCATGCACAGCCACCCCCACACCGATATCTTCAGGGGCATCTACCCCGACGTAGATCCGACCCAAAAGTTCCCCCCTACTCTGTCGGAACGCGTGGCTTTAGCATTCGCCGTCGGTGTTTTCATGTTCGGCGGAGTGAAGGGAGACCTACTCATCGCTGGCGTAGGGCTGGTGTTTGTTGTGGGCTGCGTTTGGACGCTTTCCCGAAAGACTCCCCGGCGCATCCGTAGCGAAGCGCGTAGCCGGTTCCCCCAAGAACCATGGGTGGAAAACCCTAGCCCCCTTATCCCCGCTTTATGGCTCGTGCTCGGTGCACTCGCTGTAACCGCATGGTGGTTTACCCCAGATGAGTTTCTCACATGGAGCGCTTCCGCAGTGGCTATCCTGGCAGCCGCTGTAACGTGGTACATGCCGGCTATACAGGCCCGACGCGCGGATGTGCCTGAAGGACCTGACTCAAACCTATAACAAACCCAAGCTTCCGTAACCCCGCGAGCCCGATCCTCAAAGCTAGCAGGCATATACGGGCAGGTTGCCCACCCCACAAGAGACCGATTCCGCAAAGTTCAGCACAGCAATAGGACAGTAGTTGGTGGATGCAGCTACCATGCCAGCTGTGACTGAGAAATTCCGCCAACTGCCACCGCCCGGCCCCGCGTGGGGCGGCAGCCTCATGGGCACCTCCATCGTCTCCCGGCTGCTCGTTGAGGAAGGCATGCTGACAGGTTCCGCTGTTTTCGCAGCACTGTCCTGCGTCATCCTCCTCGTGCTGACAGTAGGTTTCGCGGTCTACCGCCAGCCCAGCTTTGCCCGGACCTCCATGGCGGAATGGTCCATGTACTTCATCGGCATCCTGGCGCTCGGCGCAGCACTGTCGGGTTTGACGGATATCGGAACATTCCGTCTAGTGGGCTTTTGGATAGGCGGCCCCGTCACCGTCATCACCTGGGCTATTCAGCTCACCCGCTTCGACGGCCAGCCGCGGTTTACCTGGGGCCTGCCGCTGGTCGGCCCCATGATTTCCTCCTCCGTAGCCGGCTTCCTCGCCTTGGACTATGGCCATGCATACCACGTCATGGGCACGGTTCTTTTTGTCATGTCGCTTTCTACGGCGGTCCCTATCTTCATCCGCGTGTACTGGGCCGCCTGGCAGGGCAAGGTCAATCTCACCGGCGCCAACTCCGCGACGGCCTGGGTTCCGCTGGGCGTGGTGGGCCAATCCACTACCGCGATGCAGATCCTCTATCCCGGTAGCTTCTCTGTCTATTACGGGCTTACCGCAATGGTGATCGCCATTCCCCTCGCGCTCTATGCCATGGTCACCTTCTACCCCAACGTGGCTCGCTGGGTGGATTACTCGCCTGCGTGGTGGGCGTGCACCTTTCCGCCGGGAACGGTCAGCATGGGCGGGCACCAGATAGCGCTGGTAAATGGCTCTGAGCTCCTAGACCTCATCGCGCTCAGCATCCCGGTACTCCTCATCGCGCACTGGTCTGCCTGCTCCTGCCGCTTCATTAGCTGGATCATCAAAGGCCGGCGCGCACAGCGAAGCGGGGCCAGCCCAGTCTCGGACTAGCCCCGCCACGCGAAAATTTGGATGCTTAGGAAGCCTTAGTTCTCGGCCTTCTCAAACTGAATGACCTGGCCCTGGCTGCCCAGCGCAAAGGTGTTGCCCTCTACGGGGATGACCACTGGCTTGGCGGAGAGGATGGCGTTGAGCGCATCGGCATCGGCCATCTCATCCGGGCCGCAGGCACGCATCGTAGAATTCAGGTTCTCCACCACGATGGCATCGGTCTGATCCAGCGTGTAGCTACCACCACCGGAATTGCAGCCATCGTTGAAGTTCAGCGTGCCATCCTCATTGAAGGTCACGGAGATGTCCGGGTTCTTCTTTGCGGTGAAAGTACCGTTGAGAACCTTCTGGGCCTCGTCAGCTGGCAGCTTATCCTGCAGACCGTCGACGTCCTCGTACTTCTCAATCAAGCCAGAGCCTTCCGGTGCTTCCGAATCCTTGGAGGAGGAGAAGGAGTCACCGAACAGACGCGAGCTCAGCTCCTGGATCTGGCTGGTCTTCACGGAGTCGGCGGAGGACATCTCTTGCGCACCGGCGGTACCGGCACCCAGGACGCCGCCGGCGAGGGCGACGAACGCGGTTGCAGTGGTTACTTTCTTCAGTATGCGTGAAATCATGGCCCCGAAGCTATCGAGCATCACCGGCAGCATCAACCCATATCATGCGTTTCTGATGATATTTTACGGCAACTCCAACACTCTAAACCCACAGGCAAGCTCCTCAGAAAACGGCACTGCGCTGGAGTTTAAGTGCGCTTAACGTAGCCCATCCGCGGGCGGAAGCCCTGCGGGTGCTTCATCTGCGCCACTGCATCCCCGATAATCATGCGGTGGCGGGCGCTGACGGACGTCGGCATCTGCGCCACGGAGAACCACTGCGCGGCAAGGTTTTCTTCGTCGGAGATGACCGGCTCCGCATCATCCGGCACGGAAACGCGAATGGCGGTATCCATGAACATGCAATTGTCCCCATTGGGGTAAGTCACTGGGCCCACCTGCCCCACCCCAAGAAGCGCTTCGATGCGCCCGTCAAGACCAATCTCTTCTTTAACTTCACGCAGTGCGGTCGCCGTAATCTCCTCACCCGGCTCACAGATACCGGAGATAGGACCCCACGCACCAGTATCGGCACGCTGAGCAAGCAGGACCGATGGCAGCTCCCAGATCGCGGAGCCGGTAGGCACGGCCCGCACAATAACCGCGGTCACGCCGGGCAAAAAGAGCTGCTCGTGGCCGATTTTCTCACGCAGGGACACAATATAATCAGGAGTGGGCATGGGCTTTATCTTAGCGTCTTAGAGCTGCGCCAGAATCTCCGGCAGGAGCGCCTCAATGTCAGAGGCGGGAGTAAAAGACATCTCTGCCTCCGAGCCGTGAGCACAACCCTCGCTACCCGCGGCCGCTTCCGTCGTACCGGACAGAACTCCCACAATCACGCCTTCATAGGGGCTGCCCGGCGCGCCAAAGACCGGTGCGCCGGAATCACCGTGTGTGGAGCAGACGTGGGCGCGCGCAGAGATAGTATCCACAGTGCGCTCACCAAACTGGAGTTTCCCGTGTCCCTCTCCGTGTGTGAGCGGGCCGCAGGTCTCACCGGTGATGCGCCCCAGCTTGCACACCTCATCGGGAAGTTCCTCCTGCTCGGCCGCGACCACGCTGGTGGGCATGTCCTGCGGAACATAAAACTCCGCCTGCCGCGTTATCTCCACTAAGGCAAAATCAAGCTGGTGCGTGTCCGGTGCGCTGAGGTCGGAGTAGATGATGCTGCCAACGGGCTCGGCCGGGTAAATGAACTCCCCGTCCGCGGCACCCGCCCACACCGTATCCCCGGGCTCACCGCAATGGGAGGCGGTAACGGCGATGGTGCGGCCGTCGTCAAGCACAAAGCTCCATGCCACCGTACAGAGGTTGAAGTCGAAGGCTTCGCCGGGAACGGGCTGCATGCTAGAGATATCCAATGCTGCCCCCGGCGGCACCGGAGACGCACCCGGAGTGTGTGTTTGCGGCGGGGGCGGCTCAATAGTGGCGTTCTCGAACGGATGTGAGGCGGCCTCGGGAACGGGCTCAACGCCCGTGTGCACCGTGCACCCAGCCGCCGCCAGAGCTGCTGTGCTGAGTGCCCCAAGCAGGAGAAACCTAGGCATCCTCTTCTGGTGCAGCCTCACCCGCGTTCGCCTTATTCTCCTTATTTTCCTTCTCCATCTCCGCGACCTGCTTCATGTCACGGATGAACTTTTCTGGGTCAAATTCGGTAAAGTACTCTGGGCCCGAGAACTGTTCCTGTGCCATTGGCTTAAACCTCCGTGCTCTTAATGTACTGCGTAATGTAATCCTTCACCGCCGCGGCATCGTTTGGCAGGTCGGTGACGTGACGCTCGGCTTCAAGGATTTCGGCGAAACGCTCCGGCACCTCCGGCTCGCTGCCAATGGCTTCCTTGATGGTCTCCGCAAACTTCACCGGCAGGGCGGTCTCCAGGCAGATGATTGGGGTGTCGACCCCATACTCTTCCTGTACCCCGCGGGCGACCTTGATGCCGTCAGCCGTGTGCGGGTCCACCAGCACGTCGTAGCGCTCGTGGACATCCTTAATGGTGGCGAGGCGGTCCGCGTGGGTGGAGGAACCGGACAGGAAACCGTACTCCGCGTGGGCGGCGTCGAGCGCCTGCTTGTCGACGTTAAACCCGCCTTCCTTCACCTTCGTCCCGAAAAGCTCCTTAATCTGTGCGGCATCGCGGCCCAGCAGATCAAAAGCGAAGCGCTCGAAGTTCGAGGCGCGGGAAATATCCATCGACGGCGAGGAGGTTTTGTACGTCTGCTCCGAGGAGCGCGGGCGGTAGCTGCCGGTGCGGAAGAACTCATCGAGCACGTCGTTCTCATTGGTCGCGACGATGAGACGATCAATGGGCAGGCCCATCTGGCGGGCGATGTGGCCGGCGCAGATATCACCGAAGTTACCGGTCGGAACGCTGAAGGAGACTTTCTCCGTGTTTTCCGTAGTGACCTTGAGGTAGCAATTGATGTAGTAGACCACCTGCGCCATGAGGCGAGCCCAGTTAATGGAGTTGACCGCGCCGATGCGGTTCTCTGCCTTGAAATTAGCGTCGGCCGAAACAGCCTTGACCACGTCCTGGCAATCATCAAAGACGCCGTCGAGGGCGATATTGCAGATATTCGGATCATCCAGGCCGAACATCTGGGCCTGCTGGAAGGGCGTCATGCGCCCGGCCGGGGTCAGCATGAAGACACGGATGCCCTTGCGCCCGCGCATGGCGTACTCCGCCGAGGAACCGGTATCGCCAGAGGTAGCGCCCAGAATATTGAGGGTTTCGCCGCGACGGGCCAGCTCGTATTCGAAGAGCTCGCCCAACATCTGCATGGCCATGTCCTTGAAGGCGGCCGTCGGCCCCTCAGAGAGGTGGCCAATGTAAAGGCCCTCCCCCAGTTCGCTGACGGGGACGATCTCCTCGTGGTCAAACTTGGGGTAAGTGTAGGCGCGCTGGGCAATTCCTTCGAGGTCTTCGGCGGGAATATCATCCACAAAAAGCTTGAGCACTTCGGCGGCCAAGGCCGCGTAGCCACCCTCCGCCAAGGTCTGGCGCCAGTTAGTCAGAGTGGCGTCATCGATGCGGGGGTAAGTTTCCGGCAGGTAGAGGCCGCCATCGGGGGCCAGACCGCCGAGGAGGATATCCGTAAAGGAGGCGGGCTGGCGGTCGGTATCGCGGGTCGAAATGTACTTCACCCCCTGCATCTTAGTTGGTGCCGCGTAAAGTATCAGCCATGTCGGTCCCTCATCCTCGCAATGTAATTACCACTAAGGCTCTCTCCGTGTGGGTAGCTGCGGTGTTGGTCTACATCGTGGCAATTACCGGCCGCACATCTTTTGGCGTAGCGGGGCTTGAAGCCATCGATCGCTTCGACGTCGATGCCTCCCGCATTGCTGTTTTCACCTCTGTGCAGCTGGGTATTTATTCACTGGCACAGATCCCTACGGGCATGCTCATTGATAGGTTCGGACCCCGCCGCTTGCTGGTCATTGGCTCCGTCATCATGGGCATAGGCCAGGTGGTCCTCGGTTTCACCAGTAATTATTGGGTAGCCATCGCCGCCCGGCTGCTCATTGGCGCGGGCGATGCCACCGCCTTCCTCTCCGTGATGCGCATCCTGCCCTATTGGTTCCCGCTGCACCGGACCCCCATGTTCACCCAGGTCACCTCGTCGCTGGGGCAGCTCGGTCAGTTCATGTCTGCCTTGCCTTTTGCCATTCTGCTGGGCTGGGGCGGGTGGACCATGGCCTTCGTTACCTTGGGTGCGGTGGGCATTCTCATCGCCGTTGCGGCCGCGGTGGCGGTTGCGGATTCCCCAGAATCACTCGGCATCGTGCCCAAGCCAAAGGAAAAACCGAACGCGAAGCCGGAGAGCACTGCCGCACTGTTATCTACCGTTTTCCTCTCCCCCGTAGCCTGGCAGGCATTCTTCATTCACTGGATTGGTCTGGGGGCCACCAACGTGTTTGTCATGCTGTGGGGAGTGCCCCTGATGACCGCGGGCATGGATTTTTCTAAGACTAGCGCCGGCTGGGTCCTGACGTGGTTTAGCGTGTGCATGGTGCTGGTTGGTCCCTTGCACGGCCGGTTATCCTCCCGAGCTCGGGGTTTCCGTCCCTGGCTGGCCTTGGGGTTTGTGGCTATCCACTGCGCGGTGTGGGTCCTGTTCTTCCTCTTTGGCGGCAGCTACCTCTCACTGTTCATCCTCATCAGCGTGGTGTCCCTGTGCACACCGGTGGCAAATTATGGATTCGACATTGTCCGTGAAAACCTGGATCGCCGCGTCGTCGCGACGGCGACGGGTCTGGGAAACATGGGCGGCTTCATTGCCACGGTCATCGGCGCCCAGCTCGTCGGCATGGTTCTCGATCACTTGGGCAATGGGCCGGACTATCCCTTCTATGACTTCCGGCTTGCTGCCTGGGCTGTCTTTGGCGTGTGGTGCATTGGCATCGTGGGTGTTCTCATCACCCACATCCTGCGCAGCCGGGGCGGGGAGGAAGGGCCGCACGCCAGAATCGTGCAAGTGGGTTAGTAAAGGGCTGAATTACTGAAAGGCCAAGGCGCTCAACGGCGCCTCAAGGGGCAGCCCATTGGCCACTTCAAAGACCCCGATCCCGCCGCCGATGGGGACGAGAACGGCGATGCTCACCCCCACTGCGGTCCTGAGCAGCTCGCGTAATTTTCGTCGTTTCTCCACCTCAACGCACCAACCTTTATCGTTTCGTTATCTGTGCGTGTGAGCTTAAGAGCTACGGCTGCAAGGCAAATCCTCATTGACTGCGCATCACCTGCCAGTCCCTGTGGGCTCCATGGCAGCGCACTCAACGAGAGTGGCGGGCAGACTTATTCTGCGGGGGTCGACTCTACGTAGATCGGACCTTCCACCGGGGCGACAACACCGGCATCGAAGGCGGCGAGGACACCTTTCGCATCATCTTTCGTGATGGCGCCTGCCTCGACGGCCTTCTCCAAATCAGCCTCAAGCATCTGACGGGAGCGGTACCTATCCGACGCCACCGACAGAAGTCCGCGTGGCACTGACTCCGATGGAATCCCCAGTGCTTCCGCCAGCGAGACAATGCGATCCTTTTCAGCCGGGTCAAGCTCGGCGCCTACCGACGGATCTTGTGGGACGCCGCCGTCGACCACCTGCTCCACCGTCAATGCCCCCTCCGGCACTTGGTACCGCTCCGTAGCCCACCAGCCCGCGCCGACGGCGGTGATGACTGCCACCACCACGAGGACCCATACGGCGATAATCTGCTTGGACTTCACGACCACAATTTTAGACTTCTCTCACATTCGCGGCTTAATCCGCGCGGGGGCCAAAGGTACCAAAAGAATTTCCATGCGGCGGGTGCGGCGAATCGAGGCGCTCGGACAGCGCATCGATGATGGAGCGGATGGTGGACTCCGCCACGGAGCGATCCAGGCTGTTGCGGCGCGTGCCCTCAGGCTTCGGCTCAGTCGAGACAACGCGCGGCTTGTCGACGTCCAACCGCATCACCGTCCCCTCCACGCTCAGCGCAGCGGCGGGGTCGCACCCAGCCGCGCGGGCAGCGGAGAGGAAGGCGTCGAGATCAGCAAGAGTGGCATCGTTGAGGTCGAGGGACAGGTTCAGGCTCATGGTGTGCTCCTTTGTGCGGCGCGGGGATAATGACTGTTCACTGCCACCTAAGGCTATCGGCTGATCACCTGATAGAACAGGGGCTTGCTCCAAAGTCAGGGAAAGATCCGGGTGAGCTCAGGGTGCGGGTCAGGGGCGGAGCAACTGCCTTCTGCTAGTCATGCTCGAAGGATTCTGCTTCACCCCAGAACACCTCATCCACTATCTTCCGCGCGTGCCTGGTCACTTTGAGGTAATGCTCCAGGAATTGCTGATTACGCTCGGGCTCCCACCCGGCCGCGCCGGCCACCTGCGCCAGCTGCGGGCCCGGTGCCGGAAGCTGGTCCACGCGCTTGCCGCGCACCAGCACGAGCGCATTGCGGGCATCGGTGGCCAAGAGCCAAGCCTCCCGCAACTCCTGCACTTGCTCGACAGGGATAACCTCATTGTCCTCGAGGGCATCGAGCACCCGCAGCGTGGACGGATCATGCAGCGCCGGAACCTCGTGGGCGTGCATCATCTGGAGCAGCTGAACGGTCCATTCGATATCCGTTAGCCCACCGCGCCCCAGCTTGGTGTGGGTATTGCGGTCAGCGCCGCGCGGGAGGCGTTCGTTATCAACGCGCGCCTTCATTCGGCGGATATCACGAATCGTCTTCTCACTCACGCCCTTCGGCGGATAGCGGAAGGCATCCACCATGGTGAGGAAACGTGTACCGACCTCCTCATCTCCTGCCACGAAGGCCGCGCGGAGCAAAGCCTGCATCTCCCAAGGCTCGCCCCACTGCGAGTAATAGCGCTCATAGGATTCGATCGAGCGCACGACCGCTCCCGAGCGCCCCTCTGGCCGCAGGCCCAAGTCCACGTCCAAGGGCGGATCCCCGGAAGGCTTTGCCAGACGGCGACGCAGTTTCTCAATGATGCCGATGGCCCATGGCAGAGCTTCTTCTTCGGCATTATCTCCTGTTGGCTCCGCCACCACGATGACATCGGCATCTGAACCAAAGCCCAGCTCCATACCACCGAGCCGCCCCATGCCAATCACGGCGATGCGGGCTGGTGGTTCGGCATCCTCATGGCTCAGCCTCCACGCCCTGACCTCGGCGCGCAGCGCGGCTTCCAGCACAGCATTCCAGATGGTGGACAGTTCAAAACACACTTGTTGAACCGGCAAGAAGCCCAATAAATCAGCAGCGGCAATCCGCGCTAGCTCTGCGCGGCGGAGGGATCTGGCAACCGATACTGCCTTGTCTGGGTCCGCGTGGCGCTTGGTGGAATTAATCAAGGCGGAAGACACTTGCTCGGGCTTGGTTTCCAACAGCTTGGGCCCTGCCGCGCCATCGGAGAGCTGCTTGACGACGTCCGGGGCGCGAATAATGAGCTCCGCCGTAAAGGGCGAGGTGCCCAGAATCTTCATGAGGCGTTGGCCAACAACGCCTTCGTCACGAAGCATGCGCAAAAACCACGTCCGGTCATAAGCTGCCTCAGAAAGCTTGCGGTAATTCAGCAGGCCCATATCCGGGTCAGCGGTATTGGAGAGCCACTCCATCAACGTCGGCAGCAGAATGGCCTGGATGCGCGCCTTGCGCGATTGCCCCGCGGCGAGGGAGGTGAGGTGCTCAAAAGCTCGGTCTGGGTGGCGATAGCCCAGTGCCGCCAGCTGCAAGAGCGCGGCTTCGCGGGAGAGCTTGAGTTCATCCGCCGACATCGAGGCCACGGAATTGAGCAGTGGGCGGTAGAACAAGCGCGAGTGGAGCTCAGAGATAAGCAGGCGAATCTTCCGCAGCTGGGTATTCATCTGGTCCGCTGCCGACTGATGCCCCTGTGGGTGAAAGCCTGAATTGATGGCCAACCACGTGAGCGCCTTGTTGTCGTCCTTCTCCGGCAAGGTGTGGGTACGGCGGAAACGCTCCAGCTGAAGGCGGTGCTCAAGCAAACGCAGAAACTCGTAGGCCTCGATGAGCTGGGTGCCGTCTTCACGTCCGACATACCCGGCGCGCACGAGCGCTGCCAGTGCATCGACCGTGGCGAGCGTGCGCAGCGATTCATCCGAGCGCCCGTGCACCAACTGCAGCAACTGGACGGCGAACTCCACGTCACGCAGGCCGCCCTCCCCCAGCTTGAGCTCTCGAAGGCGCATCTTTTCGGGGACATTATCCAGCACGCGGCGGCGCATAGCTTGAACGTCTTCCACGAAGGACTCCCGTTGCGACGCAGTCCACACCATCGGCCCGATCTGTTCCAGGTAGTCCGTGCCTAAGGGCAGATAGCCGGTTTGCGGCCGTGCCTTCAGCAGCGCTTGGAACTCCCAGGTTTCTGCCCACCGCTTGTAATAGGCCACGTGTGAATCCAGCGTTCGAACCAAGGCACCGGATTTACCTTCCGGGCGCAGGTTGGCGTCAACCTCGAAGAAGCAGGCCGAGCCAATCCGGTTGAACTCCGACGCTAGGCGGGTGATCCGTGGTGTCGCCTCGGAGCCTACGAAGACCACGTCCACGTCGGAGATGTAGTTCAATTCGCCCGCGCCGCACTTGCCCATCGCGATGACGGCCAGCTGCGCATCGAGTGCTTCATCCCCATAGACCACCCGGACCGCGCCGGCGAGTGCTGCCGTCAAGGCGGCATCTGCGAGGGCTGTGGTCAGCCTAGTGACCTCCCGGAAACCAACTCGCGGCTGGGGGCGTGACTGGCCCTTGCGCGAGTGAAATGTACCTGCGAGGTCATGGGCGGCAATGCGCATCATCAGTGTTCGGTAGGCCACTTTGAGTGGTGCTTTGTGGTCCCCCGGTGCTGCCCGGTAGGTGCCGGGAGACGTCAGGTCGGGGCTCGCGGTGTCAGGCTGGTCTGGTTGCTCAACGTATGTCGCAGGTTCCGCCCCGACCTCTGTGAGCAGCGTGTGCAGCATTTCGGTAGGAGTCGGCAGCGCCCGCTGCAGCTCGTGCCAGGTTTCTGCGTGTGCAGCGAGATGATCACCG contains:
- a CDS encoding TDT family transporter, translating into MPAVTEKFRQLPPPGPAWGGSLMGTSIVSRLLVEEGMLTGSAVFAALSCVILLVLTVGFAVYRQPSFARTSMAEWSMYFIGILALGAALSGLTDIGTFRLVGFWIGGPVTVITWAIQLTRFDGQPRFTWGLPLVGPMISSSVAGFLALDYGHAYHVMGTVLFVMSLSTAVPIFIRVYWAAWQGKVNLTGANSATAWVPLGVVGQSTTAMQILYPGSFSVYYGLTAMVIAIPLALYAMVTFYPNVARWVDYSPAWWACTFPPGTVSMGGHQIALVNGSELLDLIALSIPVLLIAHWSACSCRFISWIIKGRRAQRSGASPVSD
- a CDS encoding META domain-containing protein, producing MISRILKKVTTATAFVALAGGVLGAGTAGAQEMSSADSVKTSQIQELSSRLFGDSFSSSKDSEAPEGSGLIEKYEDVDGLQDKLPADEAQKVLNGTFTAKKNPDISVTFNEDGTLNFNDGCNSGGGSYTLDQTDAIVVENLNSTMRACGPDEMADADALNAILSAKPVVIPVEGNTFALGSQGQVIQFEKAEN
- a CDS encoding NUDIX hydrolase is translated as MPTPDYIVSLREKIGHEQLFLPGVTAVIVRAVPTGSAIWELPSVLLAQRADTGAWGPISGICEPGEEITATALREVKEEIGLDGRIEALLGVGQVGPVTYPNGDNCMFMDTAIRVSVPDDAEPVISDEENLAAQWFSVAQMPTSVSARHRMIIGDAVAQMKHPQGFRPRMGYVKRT
- a CDS encoding S1 family peptidase — protein: MPRFLLLGALSTAALAAAGCTVHTGVEPVPEAASHPFENATIEPPPPQTHTPGASPVPPGAALDISSMQPVPGEAFDFNLCTVAWSFVLDDGRTIAVTASHCGEPGDTVWAGAADGEFIYPAEPVGSIIYSDLSAPDTHQLDFALVEITRQAEFYVPQDMPTSVVAAEQEELPDEVCKLGRITGETCGPLTHGEGHGKLQFGERTVDTISARAHVCSTHGDSGAPVFGAPGSPYEGVIVGVLSGTTEAAAGSEGCAHGSEAEMSFTPASDIEALLPEILAQL
- the thrC gene encoding threonine synthase; its protein translation is MKYISTRDTDRQPASFTDILLGGLAPDGGLYLPETYPRIDDATLTNWRQTLAEGGYAALAAEVLKLFVDDIPAEDLEGIAQRAYTYPKFDHEEIVPVSELGEGLYIGHLSEGPTAAFKDMAMQMLGELFEYELARRGETLNILGATSGDTGSSAEYAMRGRKGIRVFMLTPAGRMTPFQQAQMFGLDDPNICNIALDGVFDDCQDVVKAVSADANFKAENRIGAVNSINWARLMAQVVYYINCYLKVTTENTEKVSFSVPTGNFGDICAGHIARQMGLPIDRLIVATNENDVLDEFFRTGSYRPRSSEQTYKTSSPSMDISRASNFERFAFDLLGRDAAQIKELFGTKVKEGGFNVDKQALDAAHAEYGFLSGSSTHADRLATIKDVHERYDVLVDPHTADGIKVARGVQEEYGVDTPIICLETALPVKFAETIKEAIGSEPEVPERFAEILEAERHVTDLPNDAAAVKDYITQYIKSTEV
- a CDS encoding MFS transporter; translation: MSVPHPRNVITTKALSVWVAAVLVYIVAITGRTSFGVAGLEAIDRFDVDASRIAVFTSVQLGIYSLAQIPTGMLIDRFGPRRLLVIGSVIMGIGQVVLGFTSNYWVAIAARLLIGAGDATAFLSVMRILPYWFPLHRTPMFTQVTSSLGQLGQFMSALPFAILLGWGGWTMAFVTLGAVGILIAVAAAVAVADSPESLGIVPKPKEKPNAKPESTAALLSTVFLSPVAWQAFFIHWIGLGATNVFVMLWGVPLMTAGMDFSKTSAGWVLTWFSVCMVLVGPLHGRLSSRARGFRPWLALGFVAIHCAVWVLFFLFGGSYLSLFILISVVSLCTPVANYGFDIVRENLDRRVVATATGLGNMGGFIATVIGAQLVGMVLDHLGNGPDYPFYDFRLAAWAVFGVWCIGIVGVLITHILRSRGGEEGPHARIVQVG
- a CDS encoding bifunctional [glutamine synthetase] adenylyltransferase/[glutamine synthetase]-adenylyl-L-tyrosine phosphorylase, with product MRPASVPSPATLGLTRPTAAEDLSRLGWDNPESLELLWTLAGAGDPDMALNTLMRIVEGAPEIGPAMREDETFRVRLIALLGGSSAFGDHLAAHAETWHELQRALPTPTEMLHTLLTEVGAEPATYVEQPDQPDTASPDLTSPGTYRAAPGDHKAPLKVAYRTLMMRIAAHDLAGTFHSRKGQSRPQPRVGFREVTRLTTALADAALTAALAGAVRVVYGDEALDAQLAVIAMGKCGAGELNYISDVDVVFVGSEATPRITRLASEFNRIGSACFFEVDANLRPEGKSGALVRTLDSHVAYYKRWAETWEFQALLKARPQTGYLPLGTDYLEQIGPMVWTASQRESFVEDVQAMRRRVLDNVPEKMRLRELKLGEGGLRDVEFAVQLLQLVHGRSDESLRTLATVDALAALVRAGYVGREDGTQLIEAYEFLRLLEHRLQLERFRRTHTLPEKDDNKALTWLAINSGFHPQGHQSAADQMNTQLRKIRLLISELHSRLFYRPLLNSVASMSADELKLSREAALLQLAALGYRHPDRAFEHLTSLAAGQSRKARIQAILLPTLMEWLSNTADPDMGLLNYRKLSEAAYDRTWFLRMLRDEGVVGQRLMKILGTSPFTAELIIRAPDVVKQLSDGAAGPKLLETKPEQVSSALINSTKRHADPDKAVSVARSLRRAELARIAAADLLGFLPVQQVCFELSTIWNAVLEAALRAEVRAWRLSHEDAEPPARIAVIGMGRLGGMELGFGSDADVIVVAEPTGDNAEEEALPWAIGIIEKLRRRLAKPSGDPPLDVDLGLRPEGRSGAVVRSIESYERYYSQWGEPWEMQALLRAAFVAGDEEVGTRFLTMVDAFRYPPKGVSEKTIRDIRRMKARVDNERLPRGADRNTHTKLGRGGLTDIEWTVQLLQMMHAHEVPALHDPSTLRVLDALEDNEVIPVEQVQELREAWLLATDARNALVLVRGKRVDQLPAPGPQLAQVAGAAGWEPERNQQFLEHYLKVTRHARKIVDEVFWGEAESFEHD